A stretch of Candidatus Bathyarchaeia archaeon DNA encodes these proteins:
- a CDS encoding DUF763 domain-containing protein, protein MAGRTGIFELSLHGGKAPHWLLSRMKGLAKGILKVMADDYGVEEILCRLSDPLWFQALACLLAFDWDSSGTTTVTSAVLKSILGEMDLGLRVAGGKGAYSRRTPVEILAIGEEFNLPHHRVAELSYASRMSAKVDNAAIQAGYQLYHHTIFISERGDWAVVQQGFNSEAKTARRYHWLSKELKGFVDEPHRGIVGQVIHGDVLDMTAKSSEECRKVCTDIAKMKTSNVRQQYLSIRSANQPSLNRWLGVCPEPALHPHYRFIPENVNWKALEEAYELSPNNFEEVLSVKGIGPATVRGLALMAELIYGSKPSWRDPVRFSFAFGGKDGVPYPVNRKAMDDAIIVLREAVEAAEIGNREKVDAIKRLRDFASTAV, encoded by the coding sequence ATGGCTGGCAGGACAGGTATCTTCGAGCTCTCTTTGCATGGAGGGAAGGCGCCTCACTGGCTACTTTCTAGGATGAAGGGGTTAGCTAAGGGTATATTGAAGGTTATGGCAGACGATTATGGCGTTGAAGAGATTCTATGCAGGCTCTCAGATCCCCTCTGGTTTCAGGCGCTAGCCTGCTTGTTAGCCTTCGACTGGGATAGTAGCGGAACGACAACCGTAACTTCAGCCGTCCTAAAGAGTATCTTAGGAGAGATGGATCTTGGGCTTAGGGTTGCAGGTGGGAAGGGTGCGTATTCACGTAGGACACCTGTGGAAATTTTGGCTATAGGAGAGGAGTTCAACCTCCCACATCACAGGGTCGCAGAGTTGAGTTACGCCAGTAGGATGAGTGCAAAGGTCGATAACGCCGCTATTCAAGCTGGCTACCAACTCTACCACCATACAATCTTCATATCTGAGAGGGGAGACTGGGCTGTTGTTCAACAGGGGTTCAACTCTGAAGCTAAGACGGCGAGGAGATATCACTGGCTCTCAAAAGAGTTGAAGGGCTTCGTCGACGAACCTCATAGAGGGATCGTGGGGCAGGTTATTCACGGCGACGTTTTAGACATGACTGCTAAATCGAGTGAAGAGTGTAGAAAGGTATGTACCGACATTGCCAAAATGAAGACATCGAATGTTAGACAGCAATATTTATCCATCCGTAGTGCAAACCAGCCATCCCTCAACCGGTGGCTGGGGGTGTGTCCTGAACCTGCCTTACATCCTCACTACCGGTTCATCCCAGAGAATGTTAACTGGAAGGCTCTGGAAGAGGCTTACGAGTTGAGTCCAAACAACTTTGAGGAAGTCCTGTCTGTTAAAGGAATTGGGCCGGCTACGGTGAGGGGGTTAGCCTTGATGGCTGAACTTATCTATGGCTCTAAGCCAAGTTGGAGAGACCCTGTGCGTTTCTCTTTCGCCTTCGGAGGGAAAGATGGCGTACCCTACCCCGTCAATAGGAAGGCGATGGATGATGCGATAATAGTTTTGAGAGAGGCAGTGGAGGCGGCTGAGATAGGGAATAGAGAAAAGGTGGACGCGATAAAGAGGCTCAGAGATTTCGCCTCCACAGCAGTGTAG
- a CDS encoding 2-oxoacid:acceptor oxidoreductase family protein — translation MLVEIRWHGRGGQGVVTAGRILAEAALLDGKYIQAFPEFGPERTGAPVRSFTRISDKPINLHSQIYNPDVVAVIDPTVLSPEVYRDIKMSGKLIVNSNRAPEELAGDIGCGSLKLYTVNAIRIALDILGRPIYNTPIIGALIKATGVASLDSVIKAVSQRFLSTLAERNIKAIVRAYDEVKGS, via the coding sequence ATGCTTGTGGAGATTAGATGGCATGGGAGAGGGGGGCAAGGGGTCGTAACCGCTGGTCGAATTCTGGCTGAGGCCGCTTTGTTAGATGGAAAGTATATTCAAGCCTTCCCAGAGTTTGGACCTGAGAGAACTGGCGCCCCTGTTCGCAGTTTCACGCGGATAAGTGACAAGCCGATCAACTTGCATAGTCAGATTTATAATCCAGACGTGGTGGCAGTCATTGATCCTACAGTACTCTCTCCCGAAGTCTACAGAGACATTAAAATGAGTGGTAAATTGATTGTCAACAGCAACAGGGCACCAGAAGAGTTAGCTGGGGATATTGGATGCGGCAGCCTAAAGCTTTACACGGTTAACGCTATCCGAATCGCGTTGGACATTCTAGGCCGCCCCATTTATAACACACCAATAATAGGAGCTTTAATCAAGGCGACTGGTGTGGCATCTCTTGATTCGGTGATAAAAGCGGTCTCTCAGCGTTTTCTAAGTACATTGGCAGAGAGGAATATTAAAGCAATAGTGAGAGCGTACGACGAGGTGAAGGGGTCTTGA
- a CDS encoding 4Fe-4S binding protein, producing MKKITPASGWRDLPLGGYILEPGSALEYKTGDWKAFKPIVDENACVNCLLCWIYCPDAAIKRRDKKVYVDYDYCKGCGICAQVCPVHAIKMIEER from the coding sequence TTGAAGAAGATCACTCCAGCTTCCGGGTGGCGTGACCTCCCCCTAGGCGGCTACATCTTGGAGCCTGGGTCCGCCCTCGAGTATAAAACTGGAGATTGGAAAGCTTTTAAGCCTATTGTGGACGAGAATGCGTGCGTTAATTGTCTACTCTGTTGGATATACTGCCCTGATGCGGCCATTAAGAGGAGGGACAAGAAGGTCTACGTTGACTATGATTACTGTAAAGGGTGTGGCATCTGTGCTCAGGTATGCCCTGTACATGCAATTAAGATGATTGAAGAGAGGTAG
- the porA gene encoding pyruvate ferredoxin oxidoreductase: MIVGLTGNEAVAQAVKQCNVDLVAAYPITPSTVVVEKISEYVANGEINTEFICVESEHSAMSACIGASLAGARVFTATSSQGLAYMHEMLYITSGLRCPVVMSVANRALSAPINIHCDHSDAFGSRDCGWIQLWAEDVQETYDCIFEAFRIAESPEVTLPTMVCYDGFIISHALERVNLLSDDDVKRFLPGREAAYTLNPKKPITVGALVLPDYYFEIKRQQEEALRASIATIRTTKEEFKKVSGREHAIIQSYMMEDAESAVICLGSTAGQARVAVDELRKEGKKVGVLKLHLYRPFPAREVVKALRGLKVLAVLDRAYSPGAVGGPLFSDVCAAMYGIRDGPYIFDVAYGLGGRDISTADFRKIFDKSFDVLRAGRVDEPLIQVGVRE, from the coding sequence ATGATTGTTGGTTTAACTGGGAATGAAGCTGTCGCTCAAGCTGTGAAGCAATGCAATGTAGACTTGGTAGCCGCCTATCCGATCACACCCTCAACAGTTGTGGTTGAGAAGATAAGCGAATATGTGGCAAACGGCGAGATCAATACGGAGTTCATCTGTGTAGAATCAGAGCATTCAGCCATGTCAGCGTGCATTGGTGCAAGCTTGGCGGGCGCTAGAGTCTTCACAGCCACCTCAAGCCAAGGCTTGGCCTATATGCATGAGATGCTCTACATAACCTCAGGCCTCCGTTGCCCTGTAGTCATGTCCGTCGCAAACCGCGCTCTCTCAGCACCGATAAACATACACTGCGACCATTCAGATGCATTCGGCTCTCGCGACTGCGGCTGGATACAACTATGGGCTGAGGATGTTCAAGAGACTTACGACTGCATCTTTGAGGCCTTTAGGATAGCTGAGAGTCCAGAGGTCACGTTACCTACAATGGTTTGCTACGACGGCTTCATAATCTCCCATGCATTGGAACGCGTGAACCTATTGAGTGACGATGACGTTAAGCGGTTCTTACCTGGGAGGGAAGCTGCCTACACGCTTAACCCAAAAAAGCCAATAACAGTCGGCGCCCTAGTTCTACCCGACTATTATTTCGAGATTAAACGCCAACAAGAAGAAGCTTTGAGAGCCTCTATAGCCACCATACGCACTACCAAAGAGGAGTTCAAGAAGGTTAGCGGGAGGGAGCATGCTATCATACAATCGTATATGATGGAGGATGCTGAGTCAGCTGTCATATGCCTCGGAAGCACTGCAGGCCAAGCGCGGGTGGCTGTAGACGAGCTACGTAAGGAGGGCAAGAAGGTCGGTGTGCTGAAGCTCCATCTCTACCGGCCTTTCCCAGCTAGAGAGGTGGTTAAAGCGTTGAGGGGGTTGAAGGTTTTAGCCGTATTGGATCGAGCCTATAGCCCAGGCGCCGTAGGGGGGCCACTTTTTAGTGATGTCTGCGCAGCAATGTATGGGATAAGAGATGGACCTTACATATTCGATGTAGCCTATGGACTTGGAGGTCGCGACATATCGACTGCAGACTTCAGGAAGATATTTGATAAGTCGTTTGATGTTCTTAGAGCGGGACGGGTAGATGAGCCTCTGATTCAAGTAGGGGTGAGGGAGTAA
- a CDS encoding thiamine pyrophosphate-dependent enzyme: protein MVKLAELPQEELFTSGHRLCAGCGPAVAMRIMTKALRGPTIITTSTGCVEVGSTIYPYTCWNIPWVHSAFENAASTAAGIEGALKALSRRGIINEKIDIVAIGGDGGTFDIGLQALSGALERRHDFLYVCYDNEAYMNTGVQRSGATPYGASTTTSPAGRAIPGKLVWKKNIAAIAAAHGVPYVATASIAYWNDYISKVRRGLEVDGPAFVHVYAPCPLGWRIPSEATIQLAQLAVQTRVFPLYEIIDGRYVLSLDIPKPKPVEEYLKIQGRFKHLFTPECRGEVDVIQADVERRWAALKKLCSQ, encoded by the coding sequence ATGGTTAAGCTAGCTGAATTACCGCAGGAAGAACTCTTCACGTCAGGCCACAGGCTTTGTGCTGGGTGTGGCCCGGCTGTGGCTATGCGGATAATGACAAAAGCCCTCCGAGGACCAACGATAATCACCACCTCAACAGGCTGTGTCGAGGTGGGGTCAACTATCTACCCCTACACTTGCTGGAATATACCTTGGGTGCACTCAGCATTTGAGAATGCCGCCTCTACAGCTGCAGGCATTGAGGGCGCATTAAAGGCATTGAGCAGGCGAGGCATCATCAACGAAAAAATCGACATCGTCGCCATTGGAGGCGATGGAGGAACCTTTGATATAGGGTTGCAGGCTCTCTCTGGGGCTTTGGAGAGGAGACATGACTTCCTTTATGTTTGCTATGACAATGAGGCGTACATGAATACAGGAGTTCAACGTTCCGGTGCGACGCCTTACGGGGCCTCCACGACAACTAGCCCAGCTGGGAGGGCCATCCCCGGGAAGTTAGTCTGGAAGAAGAATATAGCGGCCATCGCGGCCGCCCATGGAGTACCCTATGTTGCCACAGCCTCCATCGCATACTGGAATGATTATATCTCAAAGGTTAGGAGAGGGCTCGAGGTGGATGGGCCGGCATTCGTTCACGTCTATGCGCCCTGCCCTCTTGGCTGGAGAATTCCAAGTGAGGCGACTATTCAGCTAGCCCAGTTGGCAGTTCAGACTAGGGTCTTTCCCTTATACGAGATTATAGATGGGCGTTATGTGCTGAGCCTAGACATCCCTAAGCCTAAGCCAGTAGAAGAATACCTGAAGATACAAGGGAGATTTAAACACCTGTTCACGCCGGAGTGTAGGGGCGAGGTCGATGTGATTCAAGCGGATGTTGAAAGGCGTTGGGCTGCCTTGAAAAAACTCTGTAGCCAATAG
- a CDS encoding cysteine-rich small domain-containing protein: MEATKKGEDCDCLMELIRAGKILGINVSCDYFPCHKNLEDCTWCYCPFYPCEDELTGGRYVKANQPGLAVWSCKDCTWIHRLDVSLAVMKELQALTSERQLDSHEALKRIRLRILESLKPEVIHVT, translated from the coding sequence TTGGAAGCCACAAAAAAGGGGGAAGACTGCGACTGTCTCATGGAGCTCATTAGAGCTGGGAAAATTTTAGGTATCAACGTGTCTTGCGATTACTTTCCATGCCATAAGAACCTAGAAGATTGCACTTGGTGTTATTGCCCATTTTATCCATGTGAGGACGAACTCACTGGCGGGCGGTATGTGAAAGCTAACCAGCCTGGACTTGCGGTCTGGAGCTGCAAAGACTGTACATGGATACATAGGCTGGATGTGTCTCTAGCGGTTATGAAGGAGCTTCAAGCTCTTACGAGTGAGAGGCAACTTGACTCCCATGAAGCGTTAAAAAGGATACGTCTCAGAATCTTGGAGTCGCTGAAGCCGGAGGTAATACATGTAACTTAG
- the hsp20 gene encoding archaeal heat shock protein Hsp20 yields the protein MSWDEWFEKRKRRPFFDWGIFGLPFFSKDVDEMFKEMERRMEEIFKELGEAIPQDFIRERKLPDGSVERIFGPFVYGYSMTVGPDGKPQIREFGNIKPIARATRTGGIRPSLDIKDAREPLVDVMPTNGEIKVIAELPGVNKQDINLSGLEDKLIISVDTPGRKYYKEVDLPVKVDVKSAKSTYINGVLEVTLPKVEEKKPKGVSIKVE from the coding sequence ATGTCTTGGGATGAATGGTTCGAGAAACGTAAGCGGCGGCCTTTTTTTGACTGGGGTATATTCGGCTTACCCTTCTTCTCTAAAGATGTGGATGAGATGTTCAAGGAGATGGAGCGGAGAATGGAGGAGATATTCAAGGAACTCGGTGAAGCGATACCTCAGGACTTCATTAGGGAGCGGAAACTTCCCGACGGTAGCGTTGAGCGAATTTTTGGCCCGTTTGTGTATGGATATTCAATGACCGTGGGCCCTGACGGCAAACCGCAGATAAGAGAGTTTGGAAATATTAAGCCGATAGCTAGAGCCACTAGAACTGGAGGTATAAGACCCTCCCTAGATATCAAGGATGCAAGAGAACCATTGGTAGATGTTATGCCTACAAATGGAGAGATCAAGGTAATAGCCGAGTTGCCTGGGGTCAATAAGCAGGACATAAATTTGAGCGGCTTGGAAGACAAACTAATCATCTCTGTAGATACACCTGGGCGTAAATATTACAAAGAGGTAGATCTACCGGTTAAAGTTGATGTGAAGTCTGCGAAGTCGACCTATATCAATGGCGTCCTCGAGGTAACTCTACCTAAGGTCGAGGAGAAGAAGCCTAAAGGCGTCTCGATAAAGGTAGAGTGA
- a CDS encoding GNAT family N-acetyltransferase — MIVRRLSLTELSKLHIAAGFSRWVSTDDAKGKIELKRKLKKFISEKKDVWCAVDNGYLIGYGIVDDLAELPGGKTLETLEVAQNYRRRGIGSIILNRILGEYGEALMAVVPFPEFGYEKELEEFYRRHGFKKFSEDLMFRFPSDAEKLRKWITYLDELLDTYKTLRKKMASELPSSIKFNPQ; from the coding sequence ATGATCGTCAGGAGGCTATCTCTCACCGAACTTTCTAAACTCCATATAGCAGCTGGCTTCAGCAGATGGGTGTCAACCGACGACGCGAAAGGTAAGATTGAACTTAAGCGGAAGCTTAAGAAGTTTATATCAGAGAAGAAAGATGTTTGGTGTGCAGTCGACAATGGTTACCTTATAGGATACGGGATTGTCGATGACCTCGCGGAGCTGCCTGGGGGAAAAACCTTGGAGACTCTGGAGGTGGCTCAGAACTACAGGCGTAGAGGTATTGGGTCAATTATTTTAAATAGAATCCTCGGCGAGTATGGTGAGGCTCTTATGGCTGTGGTTCCTTTCCCAGAGTTTGGCTATGAAAAGGAGTTGGAGGAGTTCTATAGACGGCACGGCTTTAAAAAATTCTCTGAGGACTTGATGTTCCGATTTCCAAGCGACGCTGAGAAACTTAGAAAGTGGATAACATACTTGGACGAGTTACTTGATACCTACAAGACTTTGCGAAAGAAGATGGCTAGCGAGTTACCCTCGAGCATAAAGTTCAATCCACAATGA
- the hisC gene encoding histidinol-phosphate transaminase, protein MNGEIHLKVRAVLNSFKPYEWEPTAEAISAEFGIEAERVLRFDTNTLPFIPSKVLSELSNVLSNLKVNEYPDTSYASLRESISKYTSASIDQISVTNGADEALDIIVKTFVDAGSIVVTSEPTYSMYRVTAEIMGGKVIQVPRNRDFSDDVDSVIRTAKEARSIFLCSPNNPTGNSTRREDVTRLLREVDLPVVVDESYFEFCGKTVADLVKKHENLIVVRTLSKAFGLAGIRVGYVLANLETIKALNRVRPPNSVGVISAILAKFALENVSYMRKNVEFIIGERERLVRALKELDALHVYPSEANFILIKFKHLSGSEAHKKLLRLGIVTRDVSSLPMLKHCIRVTVRNPDENNKLLEALGKITS, encoded by the coding sequence TTGAATGGAGAGATTCATTTGAAAGTCCGAGCTGTCTTGAATAGCTTTAAGCCATATGAGTGGGAGCCCACCGCTGAAGCGATCTCGGCAGAGTTCGGCATCGAAGCCGAAAGGGTACTAAGATTCGACACCAATACCCTTCCCTTCATTCCCTCAAAAGTTCTTTCGGAGTTGAGTAATGTGCTAAGTAACCTCAAAGTGAACGAGTATCCAGATACATCATACGCATCACTACGCGAATCTATATCGAAGTATACCAGTGCCAGTATAGATCAGATCTCGGTCACCAACGGTGCAGATGAGGCTCTCGATATTATAGTTAAAACCTTCGTAGACGCTGGATCCATCGTAGTGACCTCTGAGCCGACGTATTCCATGTACCGCGTAACAGCAGAGATAATGGGTGGGAAAGTTATCCAAGTTCCTAGGAACAGAGATTTTTCAGACGACGTAGACTCAGTCATAAGAACCGCAAAGGAGGCGAGATCTATTTTTCTCTGTAGCCCTAACAACCCAACTGGCAACTCTACTAGGAGGGAAGACGTTACGCGATTATTAAGGGAGGTGGATTTACCTGTTGTAGTTGATGAATCCTACTTCGAGTTCTGTGGCAAAACTGTAGCAGACCTCGTGAAGAAGCATGAAAATCTAATCGTAGTTAGGACTCTCTCTAAAGCCTTCGGCTTGGCTGGTATACGGGTCGGCTATGTACTTGCCAATCTTGAGACTATTAAAGCCCTCAACCGCGTCCGTCCTCCTAACAGTGTCGGTGTTATATCGGCAATCCTCGCCAAATTTGCCTTGGAGAATGTTAGTTACATGAGGAAAAACGTGGAGTTCATCATCGGTGAGAGGGAGAGGCTGGTGCGTGCTCTCAAAGAGTTAGATGCACTCCATGTTTACCCCTCCGAGGCGAACTTCATACTAATTAAGTTCAAACACTTATCTGGCTCTGAAGCTCATAAAAAGCTTCTAAGGTTAGGAATAGTGACACGTGATGTGAGCAGTCTCCCTATGTTGAAGCACTGCATAAGGGTTACTGTGCGGAATCCAGATGAGAATAACAAACTATTGGAGGCGTTGGGTAAGATCACAAGTTAA
- a CDS encoding ACT domain-containing protein: MGEEIVVVALGRDKPGLVAGVTSLIAEAGGNIEDMDQVVLSGIFVMSLVVKFNESSAKKAELKKELVREGKKLGLKVQVYERRVLEVL, from the coding sequence TTGGGTGAAGAGATAGTTGTGGTGGCACTTGGACGCGATAAACCAGGCCTCGTAGCCGGTGTAACATCACTTATAGCTGAGGCTGGAGGTAACATCGAGGATATGGATCAAGTTGTGTTGAGTGGCATATTTGTTATGTCACTCGTAGTCAAATTCAACGAATCTTCAGCCAAGAAGGCGGAGTTGAAGAAAGAGTTAGTTAGAGAGGGGAAAAAACTCGGGTTGAAGGTCCAAGTTTATGAGAGAAGAGTTCTCGAGGTCTTATAG
- the serB gene encoding phosphoserine phosphatase SerB, whose protein sequence is MKNLVVTTIGKDRPGIVAGFSTLLANCSANILKTRASALGDLFVMVMLVDISHANITLAELISKLKEKGVELGSGVAVEEPEAFQRERKLVAFDLDGTLIDTEIINELAKIKGVEREVADITRRALEGEVNFREALVQRVRLLKGLRMKDLEVLRKAIKVLPGAQDLIRELKKLGFATAIITGSFGFFAEDVGRKLGVDYVYSNKLLIDGGRLTGEFTGEIVDAESKLRVLREIAAKEKISLDECVAVGDGANDLLIIKNSGLGVGVNPKRLVKEEADAIIDVKSLTALPAIIGFGPVKNDVIRRLKCR, encoded by the coding sequence ATGAAAAACTTGGTGGTTACCACCATAGGGAAGGATCGACCGGGCATAGTAGCAGGTTTCTCTACACTTCTAGCAAATTGTAGTGCTAACATCCTCAAGACCAGAGCCTCAGCTCTGGGTGACCTATTCGTGATGGTGATGCTGGTAGACATCTCCCACGCCAACATAACGCTGGCTGAGCTTATCTCTAAACTAAAAGAAAAAGGCGTCGAGTTAGGTTCAGGTGTCGCAGTCGAAGAGCCTGAGGCATTCCAGCGTGAGAGAAAACTGGTCGCTTTCGATCTCGACGGGACTCTAATCGACACTGAGATCATCAATGAGCTCGCGAAGATCAAAGGGGTTGAGAGAGAAGTCGCAGATATAACTCGCAGGGCACTTGAGGGTGAGGTTAACTTTAGGGAGGCACTCGTGCAGAGGGTGAGGCTTCTCAAGGGTTTAAGAATGAAAGATTTGGAGGTGCTGAGGAAGGCGATTAAGGTTCTTCCAGGCGCGCAAGATCTTATAAGAGAACTTAAGAAGCTGGGCTTCGCCACTGCCATAATTACTGGAAGCTTCGGCTTCTTCGCGGAGGATGTTGGGCGCAAGCTAGGTGTAGATTATGTATACTCGAATAAGCTACTTATAGACGGAGGTCGCCTCACAGGTGAGTTCACAGGTGAAATTGTAGACGCTGAGTCTAAGTTAAGAGTGCTCAGAGAGATTGCCGCAAAGGAGAAGATCAGTCTTGACGAGTGCGTAGCAGTCGGCGATGGCGCTAACGATCTATTGATTATAAAGAACTCAGGATTGGGAGTAGGGGTAAACCCGAAGAGGTTAGTGAAAGAGGAAGCCGATGCAATAATCGACGTGAAAAGCCTCACAGCCCTCCCTGCAATTATCGGGTTTGGGCCCGTGAAGAATGATGTGATTCGTAGGCTCAAATGTAGGTAG
- a CDS encoding indole-3-glycerol-phosphate synthase: MGFLDRVIEYTRLRVEVECGSYTQATSKSSTPKHSLVAAISDSSFAPLIGEVKPASPSAGWVCMGIDAGEIALKMVQAGAVGVSVLTEPVFFHGSIENLIKVREMVEVPVLMKDFIIDERQILRASQLGADSILLIPEICPDISKLYKLALTLGVEPLLEVHCEEDLDRIAPLNPRLVGVNNRNLDTLKVDLKKTQRLAPLIRRRCPEALVVSESGVETADDVRFLLSCGADAVLVGSSLMRAKDVVAKVEELVGALKLGKG, from the coding sequence GTGGGCTTCTTAGATCGAGTGATTGAATATACGCGACTGAGGGTTGAGGTCGAATGCGGTAGCTACACTCAGGCTACTTCTAAGTCTAGTACACCTAAGCACAGCCTCGTAGCAGCTATCAGCGATAGTTCGTTTGCTCCCTTAATCGGTGAAGTGAAGCCCGCTTCTCCTTCAGCAGGCTGGGTTTGTATGGGTATTGATGCTGGTGAGATCGCACTTAAGATGGTCCAGGCTGGTGCTGTGGGGGTGAGTGTCTTGACCGAGCCTGTATTCTTTCATGGGAGTATTGAGAACCTTATTAAGGTTAGAGAGATGGTTGAAGTACCCGTCTTGATGAAAGACTTCATAATCGACGAGAGGCAGATTCTCAGAGCTTCCCAGCTTGGTGCAGACTCCATCCTTCTAATCCCTGAGATCTGCCCTGACATCTCAAAGCTCTATAAGCTAGCCCTCACTCTGGGTGTCGAGCCGTTACTCGAAGTACACTGCGAGGAAGATCTAGATCGAATTGCTCCTCTCAATCCGCGACTGGTGGGGGTAAATAACCGCAACCTAGACACCCTAAAGGTTGATTTAAAAAAGACTCAAAGGCTTGCGCCTCTGATTCGGCGGCGTTGTCCGGAAGCCCTAGTGGTTTCTGAGAGCGGCGTGGAGACAGCTGATGATGTCAGATTCTTGTTAAGCTGCGGCGCTGACGCTGTCCTCGTTGGATCTTCACTTATGAGAGCGAAGGATGTAGTAGCTAAAGTTGAGGAGCTGGTAGGTGCCCTTAAGCTTGGTAAAGGTTAA
- a CDS encoding phosphoribosylanthranilate isomerase — translation MPLSLVKVKICGIRDLAILRAAVGYGADAVGFVVKSPSSPRNISLEVAKDLISAAPPLIYTVAVTASTSVDEILEAVERLRPDAVQLHSRIGLDAISEISGRLRGGVKLIGALAVDVNSRYSEVMVRDLTLEAKGLAGLVDALIVDSAIGGFMGGTGVRGNFEVARRIRDAVAPSPLILAGGLTSENVEEAISVVEPYAVDVSSGVESSPGVKDLSKVKLFIEKVRRLN, via the coding sequence GTGCCCTTAAGCTTGGTAAAGGTTAAGATCTGTGGAATACGTGACCTCGCAATTCTGAGGGCGGCTGTGGGTTACGGAGCTGACGCCGTAGGGTTTGTAGTTAAATCGCCAAGCTCTCCTCGGAATATCAGCCTTGAGGTGGCTAAGGATCTCATCTCGGCAGCCCCTCCACTCATATACACCGTGGCTGTAACAGCCTCAACGTCTGTAGATGAGATCCTTGAAGCTGTGGAGAGGTTACGCCCCGACGCGGTTCAACTTCACAGCAGGATAGGTCTCGACGCTATCTCTGAGATCTCTGGGAGGCTGAGGGGTGGTGTTAAGCTTATCGGTGCTTTAGCGGTTGACGTTAACTCCAGGTATAGTGAGGTGATGGTTCGAGATCTGACATTAGAGGCGAAGGGGTTGGCGGGCTTAGTTGACGCATTAATCGTCGACTCGGCGATAGGTGGCTTTATGGGTGGTACAGGGGTTAGGGGGAACTTTGAGGTCGCTAGGCGTATCCGCGACGCGGTGGCACCTTCGCCCCTCATTCTCGCAGGAGGATTAACCTCAGAGAACGTTGAGGAGGCTATCTCGGTGGTTGAGCCTTATGCAGTGGATGTCTCTTCAGGGGTTGAATCTTCTCCTGGGGTGAAGGATCTTTCCAAAGTTAAGTTGTTCATCGAGAAGGTTAGGAGGCTGAATTGA